TGAAGCAAGTGCACATGCGCCTCTTATTTATCCTCACGCGCTGCACTCGGCTTGTTCAATTCCAAAAGGAAAGTGGTTATGAAGAAGATCGCACACTGGCTTCACATCAGCTAAGTGACCTTGGTGTTTACTCGGAGCATATTACTGGCACGCTGGATGGGAAGCAacttgagaatcaaacacagaATGTCCAGGAACAGGATCAAAGCAATCTGAGTTGCAAGCAAGACAATGTAACAGAAGAGGTCGGCAGTGCAAAGAGCGTCGCTTCATCCTGTGGAAGCTTTCGAATGTCATCTTGGAAGAGACTTCCATCTGCGGCTAAAAGAAACAGGAGAGGATGTGGTTTTTCTGACACCCTCTCCAAGGATAAATCTGATAAACTGCAACATGGAGAAGAAGTAGATAATGTCGAAAGCATAGATTCTCCAACATGCCAGGCTGAACAAGTAGAAGAATCCTTGAAGGAGCGAAAAGTAATTTGGGGAGTTTGGGATCAAAACCATTTGGCATATGAGAATTCGTTTATCTGCCGAATATGTGAAGTTGAAATACCAACAGCTCTTGTTGAGCAGCACTCAAGAATTTGTACGATTGCTGACAGGTGTGATTTAAAGGGTTTAACTGTAAATGAACGACTAGAAAGAGTTGCCAAGACTCTTGAAAAAATACTTGAATCCTGGACACCATTGAGCACGGAAACAGGGGCAGAAAGTCCTGAAGCTGCGAGAATTTGTGGGTCAAGTTTGGCAGGAGATTCAAACGAGTTGTTATACAAACGGAACAGTGTTAATGAGGCTGATAATTCTTTTCTCGTGGATGATGTATCATGTGATGTTCGTGCTCTAACACCTGATCCAACTAAGAACACATCATTTGCAGGGAGTTCGATCCCACAATCACCTTCAGTAACACCACGAATTACACAGATAGAGTTTCTACTCAGTGGACAGAGAACAATATCTGAGTTTGAAAGTTATCAACAGGTAATGTTTTATGTTCCGCATCTTCTGGAAgctataaaatattttccttggCTCTCCTTGTTTTTAAGTACTCCTGGTTTTAAATGGGGTTCCTTTCCACTGTAGTATCTTCTGTTAGTATACTGGTCGATCCAGATTGATAAATTTGTTTCTTTTACTTTGTTCATCTTTTTATCTCTTGGCAAAAGGTGGCTGATAGTGTTACCTCACAGAATACAATTTTGTGATACAACAGTGTGAATAATTTCATTAGAGAATATTTTATGCCAATTTCATTTATTCTTTGTACCTTCGACTTCCTCGGAACTCGTTTATGTAAACTTTTGTATTTTGTTAACTGAACTTCAGCCTTCAAAGATGCGGACCAATTATTTTTCCTTATGTAGCCTATTTGTTTgagatttatttttttgaataattTGCCTGGCTGCACCCTGAACTGGTATCGCAGATACACAAGCTGCAGGATATTGCTCAGTCTGTGATCAATGTTAACACTTGTGACTACAGTACATTGGAATTTTTGATTGAGCGCTTAGAAGATCTCAAATATGCCATTCAAGATAGGAAGGTGGATGCTCTTGTCGTCGAAACATTCGGAAGGCGCATAGAGAAACTATTACAGTAAGTTCTATTACACCGAAAGGACATTTGCTTGTCTAGAACTGTAAAGTGATACGTGCAAAGTTAGCATTCATGGTTTAGTAAGGCTTAACTTTGATTAAGTTAGATATCATAGTAAAATCGGGCATGGTTCATTAAAACTCCACACATTTACAATAACCACTCTATTTATCTCTTGATTTTGATCTGGGGTAAAAGCTAGTGCAGATAACATTTGTCCAACAGCGTAATTGATGTCAAAAGTGACAAACAGAGGTCCTGTGCCCAATGTCTATTGAAGCATTACCTTCTTTTATAAATTAATGCCATTTTTTTCATGAGTGAAAACAAGTAACATAAAGAAGCAAATTATGCAAAAGATTGACTTAATAATTTATCGCAATGGAGTTTCAGGACATGGGATTTGATAGTTCAATTCAGTTGAAATTTCAGCTCATCcagaaatttatgtttgttgCTTCAAGATGCTTGCAGTTCATCATAATATAATTGGGCAAATATCTTGTGAAATGTGCAATCTTAGTAGGGTTCATGATCAAGTGGCGCATAAACTTTTGTGCCAGTGTCCAGTGtatagtttaaattttttatttcttctGAATGTGGCTTCCActaatcttattttaaaatcttCAGGGAGAAATATGTACTTATATGTGGGCAGATTGACGATGAAAAGGCAGACGTTGTAACTAGCATGGCTGATGAGGATAGCCCAACAGAGGAAGACACAGTTCGCAGTGTGCGTGCGAGCCCTATTAATACATCTACGAAGGATCGAACATCTATAGAAGATTTTGAAATCATCAAACCTATCAGCCGAGGAGCTTTTGGTCGAGTTTTTCTAGCAGCAAAAAGAGCAACTGGTGACTTGTTTGCGATAAAGGTCAGATTCTTTGTCATAATCTAAAGTATTAAAAAGATTGTTCTTTTTAACCGGACCCTGCATACAATAATGCAATATTTTTCTAAAGAATGCCCATGTTAACCAAATTTTATAGGTTTTGAAAAAAGCAGATATGATTCGGAAAAATGCAGTGGAAAGTATCTTAGCCGAGCGCGATATTTTAATTTCAGCTCGCAATCCTTTTGTGGTGAGCAGATGTTATGATTTAAAGCCAGTGCATAAATTGTGTAACAGCTAAACTAAAAACTTTCCTTTACTAATTTATAATCTAACGATGAACAGGTCCGATTTTTCTATTCTTTCACATGTAGGGAAAATCTTTATCTGGTTATGGAGTACTTGAATGGAGGTGATCTTTTCTCACTGCTAAAGAATCTAGGTTGCTTAGAGGAAGATATGGCACGCATATATTTTGCCGAAGTTGTATGGACTTCTAATACTTCATAACTTAGAGTTGCTTCTCCTATTTTTCCTTCTTTAGAGactgatttatttattttcttcgTAGGTACTTGCTTTAGAGTATCTGCACTCCTTGCATGTCATTCATAGAGATTTAAAGCCAGATAACCTGCTGATAGGTCCAGAAGGTCACATCAAGGTCAATATATATGTGTATGGATGTACTCCATAAGCATGGGAATTTTACTGTGAACTCTTGTTTAAAAAGAAATACGCGCTTacaaaaattcaataatttaataAGAAATTTGAATGGTATTCTATCATCCTACCCactttattttctttaacattTTATGAGCAACCCATTCGGATGAAAGTAGCATGGATTACAAGCTCCTTCTAGTAGACAGCGTTCTGGAGAAAATGGGAGTGTTTTTAATTGCATTTTTCATTGGAATAGACACTCTAACTTAATTCATTGTTCTATATATTTTGTCATAAATCTAATTTCTTCTGTCACAGTTGACAGATTTTGGGCTGTCCAAAGTTGGTCTTATAAACAGCACAGATGATTTATCGAGACCTTCTGCTTTTATGGGGAATGATAAACCAAAAGCAGCAGAACACTCAACACTGAAAAGAGAACAGCGGAAAACTCTTTCAGTTGTTGGAACACCTGACTATTTAGCACCTGAGATACTTCTCGGCATGGAACATGGTTCAaaatctttgcaaactttctcaatgTTCCAAATCTACTGAATCCTATATTCCGTCATGCTTGTCTTGACTtggttatgaatttttttttaatttttttgcagGTGCAACAGCTGATTGGTGGTCTGTGGGCGTCATCCTCTTTGAGCTCCTTGTAGGTATTCCACCTTTTAATGCAGACGATCCACAGGTATACCACCAGCACATGTTGCTTTAGAGATGAGGTGATCTTGTCATTGTAATGCTTTAGTCGTCTAAGGTTTTTTTTATCAAAGTCAATTTTGAGTTATCTCACTATTGTTAGAGTTTGATTTGAGTGAGTGTGTATAATGGACATTTCTGATCTGGTGATTAAATCCGTATCTAAAATTGACTGGTATTATGTGAAAATACTTTCCAAATAGAACAAAGAAACACCGATTACCTACTTCAAAAACTCTATAACATATATCCGTTCTTTCTAGCTAGTCAAAGGGTtcattatttcgagtgtttcgACGTTAGCCATCACAgtttttttatttcttcatcCAGTTAAATTTGTATCCTTTAAAAGTTCGATAATCGACGTAAGAATTGTTTGAAGACATAACATTTTGCTCCCTCTGCAAATTAAAGCAACCAatggtttgatttttttttttatcagtgTTTGTGTATCACGGGCATGTTGATCAATTATGGCATTGATAACTTCTTTTGTTTCACGCAGCAAATCTTCAACAATATTTTGAATGGAGACATACCCTGGCCCAAGATACCAGAAGAAATGAGCCTTGAAGCCTATGATTTAATTAAGAAGTATGTTCTACATGAAACTTGTTGGTACCTTTTGCGTCGGAAACGTTATGTAGTTATTTTACAATATTTTGAATGGAGACATACCCTGGCCCAAGATACCAGAAGAAATGAGCCTTGAAGCCTATGATTTAATTAAGAAGTATGTTCTACATGAAACTTGTTGGTACCTTTTGCGTCGGAAACGTTATgtagttattttatttctaGACTTATGTAAATTAAACTACGAACTCTATCTCTATGGGCCAAGTCTCAAGATTCATATTGTTGGATAGCAAATGAATTATTAACCTAGTTAAATTGGGATTCTGAAGACAAATATTGTGCTATATTATTGTGTCTTCGAACCACTGCTCGTTAGAGCTTGAGATAGGGTTTGTCACAGGAATATGTCCACCTTTTCACCCTTTAAAGCGTGTCCGAAGAATAATGTGGTCGTCAAGGCGCCACTGAACACAAGAACTTCTATTACCATTGTAGTAGCATATGATTTTTTGGTTGCTGTAATTGATTGGATTattattcaaataatttatttctccCGTCTTGCTTATTTGTGCAACTGAATATGGAGCATATTTGACTACCTTTCAGGTTGCTGATTGGAAATCCCGTTCAGAGATTGGGTGCAACTGGGGCCGGAGAGGTAAGAATACTTGAACTGGGGAAGGGTGTGCAATATAGGAAGAACATAGGAATACAATTTAATTTATCGGTTGTTCTCAGGTGAAGCGACACTCATATTTTAAGGACATTAACTGGGACACACTAGCAAGGCAAAAGGTCTTCACCTATTTCTACTCCCATACGCTGTGACCTAACACGAACCAGATTGTTTCTATAACAAGCTATATTTATCTCAGCAGTTATCATATATCCTCTTATCCACAGGCAGCATTCATACCTTCGGCCGAGGGACATGATACAAGTTATTTTATGAGCCGATACATTTGGAATCCAGAAGAGGAAAATGTTCATGGAGGTAGTGATTTTGATGACATGGCTGAGACTGGCAGTGCTTCCAGCAGTTCATACAGCTACATACAGGATGAAGATGTAAGTTTTCCAAAAGCTCGACTGCATTAATTTCCTAAGGATTTTTTGGAGATCCACATTATCAGGAATTCAACCAAAAGTTTAACGAATTATGAGATGACATATAATCTGTAGGATCCTTTTTTTTCAAAAAGATTCTCACTTTGGCCCTCCTACTTGGATGTTGTATTGCGTGAGTCCCCTGTTATCTGCTGATTATGAGAAGGCAAGAAGAAAAGGAAATAGTTAGCTggtttaaattgattttattaataataatttaatattttagttGAGTTAGGATGTTATCATCAAAGCGGACTAAGTTAGTGAAACATTGGTTATATCGTTTTGGTCATCCAAAATTATTTACTCTTTGATACTTCACGGTTCTCTTTGGAAATAATATTAAACACCACACAAATGGATAAACTCTGGAAATCTAAAAACAAATGCAGCCCCCAATGTTTGAATTTCATTTTTCTGCAATGAAAACTAACAAACTTTGTGTCTTGGACACAGGGGGATGAATGTGGAAATCTAGCAGATTTTGGTGCTCCAACTCTTGACACGAAGTACTCCTTCAGTAACTTCTCATTCAAGGTGTGAACCTTTCGTGAATAGTATAATGCTAGTAAATGATGAACTGCGGCAAATTTATAATCTTGGTACAGAATATCCCGCTAACCCCTACTAATCTTTGTTTTCTCTCATCAGAACCTGTCCCAGCTAGCTTCCATTAACTATGATTTGCTTACAAAGAGTATCAAAGATTCGGTAGAGACTGAAAAACCATCTGGTCCATGACATGGGGATAAACCTAGCTTTAGCTTCTGCTGAACATGGAACCTGTTCGAATATCGTTTATTGATAGCTACAAGGACGGTTAATGCCAGAATAAGTGAACTTGACGGCCAAGCCACTGACTTGTGTATTGATCATAGATTCCTAACATGCAGAATGGACTGTTGTGTCAAGAAAGGCGCGATCCTTGGATGTAAGAATAACACAGATATTTCATAGATTGAATACATTTTACTTTGAATTGAAAATTTCGTCTCATTTTTTCCTGTATATAGGCATCTGTTTATCTGGACGGTTGATTATTTATGTTACTTCTGCACTTTAAATGTGGTTCAGATTATTTTGAAGATTACGCGATATCACTCTCTGTGTTCCTTTGACTTTCCGGTTCATTTGATGCATGCACTTTCCGTCTACTCTCTATTTTAACAGCTCTTGATTTTAACAGCGTAAAGTGACGAAACTATGCTGTGATTGGGTCTTTCACTCTTTCCCATTTGTTTAGACTGTGTTTTCACGAGGGGGTCAAAATCTGACTTATCGTTAATACGATTCTGGCAATTGCCGATACCACATATTTTGGCGAGTTTATTTACTTGAAATAGTTGTAAAATTTGTTAAAGATCtcactattatatatatatatttaggaTTACTAGAAAAATGCACGTGCGTTGTACGTAAAAACCTAAACTGTTGAAAATATATGtacgaaattttgataatatttaaatgaattaaaacatggctaataacatttatcaactgaaacaaactaatccataaaaaataaaaaaatcatgacCATAGACGGTATATGAATAAGAGAAATTATCTTATCCACTCGAAACACTTTCCAATATGCTTCTTGGTTGATTTTGAGAACTCAACAACTCTTTGTCGTAGTTTGTTATAATATGCATATAACTATTTTGGTATGCTCAGTAAGTATCTGATCGTCTTTaacatatattatgttatttacaATCCTTATCCGGGATCTGACATGCTCATAGTTTGCTTTTTTATCACGACATTTTTTCggttttctacattgtttttatcTGATAATCTTATTTTTCCGACTATCTTTTTTgttgttaaatgatttttcaGCTTTAGACAATCATCAACTATAAATCCTAAGAAAAAATGCTTTTATTCGCGATAAGTTTTCACTGTGACTAAAAGTATGTATAACTTatatattcttcaacaacaaAATCAATGAATGATGTTGCACCTTCTTCAAATATTGTGATATTTGtgatatcatttttatatatttagtatcaatattataaacatatagctataaggttaataaatttttaacaacTATTTCTCAATCATTGTGAGAAAAATAgttgaaatctcttcaaatggctatattttaaaattatgtcCTCATTTAATTTGACGCAATTCAAGAAAGTCATATTGATCATCATTTTTTGAAAGTTTTGAAATAATGATTGTGTGCATCATGTCATAAGGATGATATAGTTTCAATCTCATTTGTTGCGTTTAGAACATAATATTGTATTATTCAttgaaaaaaaacaaatttttttctatcgaatttatattttgttttataatattttatatcttgtggaacgatatacaaaattaattattgtattttaaaaatcttgagaaGATATACGAATAATGTAATTAAGATATGCATATgagatatcattcaaatatatgtcAAAGTATTTGTCTTATTCAATATCACATCTAATAATATAACCATTTAGATTTCATGAGCATTTTATGAtagtcaaaattaatttgatgaaatattgtagaattttatttgaatttcaatagttggctaaatgaatttatttgacGAGGAGTTTTCTATGCTACCatcatatatgttatgaattaGCTGGTTAGAAACTTTGCCTAAAAAAAGAGACAAAAACAATCTCATAGTCACATCGAAATATATCGAGATAATATTGAAGGAAATAAAGTGAAACTGGCTTAATGTctcaataaaatgcacaaaattgATCTATTATATTGTGTCAACAAAACTTTAGAATTGTTCTCATACCATTATAAATAGAATGAGAATTATGCACAATCTGTTTTTTAtgtatttctttttctgaatgaagaatttttctttttgaaaactaTTTTACTGAGAAATATTGACATTTTATATGACATTCATATGTCGCACAACCATGAAGtaacaacataatcaatatataaCACTTAACGTACACATACAAttcttcaatttcttcttcattgtgcttcatttaaatttaaatctgaaTCATTCTTGATCTTAATATTTCGctttaaatatgatttaatatatatgtatatgtttcatgttacttagttggacttaatttcaaatatctataaaaaaaatgtgcTTGAATTATATCATACAGAAATTAGGACATAGTATATAGGACcacgcttgccgctttaccaaaatctatagatagtagtaatggtgcaactcaaatcttttaaaccgcacagcagctcaagcaccacggttcggccgctctaccaagcagggacaattattgcacccgaCAATATCCctccaataattgcactccttgcaatcaattggaatcgaacccgtgaccttgactctgataccaattgtagggtcgggcgcttgccgctttaccaaagctatagctagtagtaatggtgcaactcaaatcttttaaaccgcacagcagctcaagcaccacggttcgacggctctaccaagcagggacaattattgcacccaacatagtAATACacaacattattttttttatttaacatgtaatttttttttcatccaCTATGTTTGTCTTaacttttttgttcaaaatttgacgCATTTCGTAGACTATATGTATGAAAAACcaagaaattatataatttacaGAAACCATATATTATTCTCTTCGTAGAACAGAAGACCCAAAATACGTGGCTTTGATTGGTATACTTTCAtacttatttttatataaacaacAAGACAcatcatataatatcagaaaaatcaattacCACCAACAATACTAACCAAAacgaataaaaaaatcataacacaaATAACctcgataaaaaaaatgataactcAAAGCTTAAAAATAATCTATTTAGTACAATAACAAAGAAATTGAAGTATATACGAGCAATAAAAAGCATAAATCACtctcaaattaaatattaactcaTATTATTCACAATTTGTATAAAttttccaatattttttttcaaataaagagaAGACACCTTATTAATGTCATCGTTTTATAGATATTCATTCCACTTCtttaaaaaaacacaaatgAAAAATGGTGCCTTGAAAtcataataaaatcatttagaAAAGCAGCcgtaaaaatataattcaaagtcacacaatttttcttaaaccatagaaaaatatta
The Primulina tabacum isolate GXHZ01 chromosome 9, ASM2559414v2, whole genome shotgun sequence DNA segment above includes these coding regions:
- the LOC142556331 gene encoding putative serine/threonine protein kinase IRE, which encodes MTDPDSANPPFATAGDQKNSSSKKIVKLRKIPQIPTRQRENREQDEDFDFGIDDNGDSKIIKATTLGLNQIRTRSSPFPLTLTPANPLGKPVNFDTTTKDVADSRPRLSSTSRQPASTSASHGKKVHWGQSKSLRVPSPRMSGSAGFHATFAKEMQSPRFQSIIRLTSGQIPDIKSFSHELNSKGVRPLPFWKSRALGHMKEIMAVIRCKFVKLKEEVNADLGIFAGDLVSILENTSESHPEWKECLEDLLVKARQCEKMPPTEFWLKCEGIVQNLDDRRQELPMGTLKQVHMRLLFILTRCTRLVQFQKESGYEEDRTLASHQLSDLGVYSEHITGTLDGKQLENQTQNVQEQDQSNLSCKQDNVTEEVGSAKSVASSCGSFRMSSWKRLPSAAKRNRRGCGFSDTLSKDKSDKLQHGEEVDNVESIDSPTCQAEQVEESLKERKVIWGVWDQNHLAYENSFICRICEVEIPTALVEQHSRICTIADRCDLKGLTVNERLERVAKTLEKILESWTPLSTETGAESPEAARICGSSLAGDSNELLYKRNSVNEADNSFLVDDVSCDVRALTPDPTKNTSFAGSSIPQSPSVTPRITQIEFLLSGQRTISEFESYQQIHKLQDIAQSVINVNTCDYSTLEFLIERLEDLKYAIQDRKVDALVVETFGRRIEKLLQEKYVLICGQIDDEKADVVTSMADEDSPTEEDTVRSVRASPINTSTKDRTSIEDFEIIKPISRGAFGRVFLAAKRATGDLFAIKVLKKADMIRKNAVESILAERDILISARNPFVVRFFYSFTCRENLYLVMEYLNGGDLFSLLKNLGCLEEDMARIYFAEVVLALEYLHSLHVIHRDLKPDNLLIGPEGHIKLTDFGLSKVGLINSTDDLSRPSAFMGNDKPKAAEHSTLKREQRKTLSVVGTPDYLAPEILLGMEHGATADWWSVGVILFELLVGIPPFNADDPQQIFNNILNGDIPWPKIPEEMSLEAYDLIKKLLIGNPVQRLGATGAGEVKRHSYFKDINWDTLARQKAAFIPSAEGHDTSYFMSRYIWNPEEENVHGGSDFDDMAETGSASSSSYSYIQDEDGDECGNLADFGAPTLDTKYSFSNFSFKNLSQLASINYDLLTKSIKDSVETEKPSGP